Part of the Perca fluviatilis chromosome 22, GENO_Pfluv_1.0, whole genome shotgun sequence genome, CTGTCTAAAATACCCATAGTGTGGAGTCATTTTCCCAGCACAATCGATTGCATAGAACTACTACCGCATACATTCTGATGTGGGCCGAAAGGGAATAGCACAATACATTCCAGTCTTATCATGACATTTTGCAGACACAGGCTACCTATACGAACTGGGAATTTGTATCAGCTCTTTTTGCAGCTTTTGAAATATGAACTTTTTATAACTGCATTATTTACTCTAAAAGCGGAGTCTGTGTGCACAATTTTAAACTACTGTGATGGTGGGTGTGTGAGGGGGTGGGGATGGAATATCCATTTTTATTGCATCACCTGTCAGCGGCGTCCAATGGGCGTCGACTCCGAGGGGCATTAATTGATGAAGGTGTCTCCAGACTGGCGCACCTCCCCtctctgtcattttatttgtgGCTCAACCAGCAGCCAGAATAGCAGCTGCATTTTAGCTCTtattctgtttctctctgactctctctctctctttctccctcccctccaacctcactattccctccctccctctctctctctctctctctctctctctctctctctctctctctctctctcttctcactaTTTTATCCGTCTGGCTGAGGCAGTGGTGTATACCTACCCCTCGTCCTGCTGCCGACCAGAGGGGAGTGGAGCCGGCAGAGGCAGGTAGCAGCAGCCCCGGCTTGGTGGACGCATCCGTCGCATTCCTCCACCATGCCGGACCGGGGCAAGAGGCGACAAGTGGATGCTGTCAGATCATTCAAGCTATTAGCCACCGGCAGCTCCATTTAAATCCGCATGTCAAAGTTTGCATGTTCATGacgtagcagcagcagtgtggaTGGATTAAAGGTATGAGCAGAATGCCTTGAGCTCGCCACCCTATGCCATTTATTGGTAAACCCATAATATACTGAGAGTGACTACATGGATTAATACAACGGGAGCGGAAACATAAAACATGGGAGACCTGGAGTGTGGCTTTGAAGAAATGCAAGGGGTGAGATTGGGATACCTGCTCATCAAAGGCAAGCAAATGTTTGCTTTGTCTCAGGTCTTCACCGACCTGCTGAAGAACATCCCCCGGACCACGGTGCACAAGCGCATGGACCACCTGAACGTGAAAAAGCACCACTGCGACCTGGAGGAGCTGCGGAAGCTTAAAGCAATCAACTCTATAGCTTTCCATGCCGCTAAATGCACCCTCATATCGCGGGAGGACGTGGAGGCTCTGTACTTCTCCTGCAAGACGGAGCGGGTGTTGAAGTCCAACAAAAGGAAAGCGAAAGCGGTGTGTTCCCCCGGGGATGAGGATGCGTCCCCGGGGCTCCTCCATGCTGACGCCGAACTGTGGAAGGAAAAAGTTTGGTTTAGTTTGCACGGTGTCCCGGAGACTCTCACACTTCACAACaaaacaggcaggcagagagagctgACTCCTTGCCTTACCGACTCCAAACTACCTCAATTTTACCACAAAACCAACGGACGGGAGCACCGTTCGGCGACTAAGCCCAGTCACAAACACTTTAAAAACTATGAAAATGCTAAAATAGCAGGGAATCGTGTTACTTTGAGCCAAAGGCACTCGTTTTTCAGGAGCGCGGTGAGCCGGCAGCCGGTGGTGCTTCAGTCCGCCATAGCTGCTCAGTCCAGGCTCTCGCGCTCAGCCGGCGACCTACTTCACAAAAGGAAGAGGAGGCGCGAGGGGGGCGGCGGCAGGGACAGCGCGAGGCACTCGTGGAGTAGGAGCAGACACGCGCACCACCACGTACCGCCGGTGCTGCTCGTACAACCCAAATCACCCGGCAGTCACGGGACTTCTTTTGGTGCTTTCCACCTCGGTCCGGATTTCTACCTTGACCCCAGACCTcaccatcatcaccaccaccagcatcaccatcatcatcatcaccaccaccacgaGCCGAGTTTCCCGGAGAGTTACAGCAGCGACACCGAGTCCAGCACCTACTCCGACCGGGCGTACCGGGACTCGGACTTTGGGTCTGGCCTCTCCACCTCCAGCAACTCCGGGAGCtccgaggaggaagaggaaggcgAGGACGAAGATGACACGCAGTCAGATAGTTCAGAGGTCAGCTCAGACGAGGAGGAAAGCTCCTCTCAGTCCGACTCGAGCTCTGTTTCAAGCCGTGTTTCGGTGCAGAGCATCCGGTTCAGACGGGCCCGGGTCGGTTCTCTCGCCAAAACTCTCAACACTAGTAAAGCACCTTTGGTCCTGCAGCCCACGTTTCACTACAACAACCAGCATCAACACGAGAAACAGCACAGGACACTGGGCCACGTTGCCGCTTCACAGCCAGGGGACCGACAGGAGAAACGCCAGAAATGTGAATTTATATGCAGTGAAACTAGAAAGGACTTTGGACCCTTACAACCACCAAAATGTAACTCAACTGTCACGGGGGAGAGCTTTTTCACTGAGTCCAAAAGGGGGAAAGCGTTTGAGGCTGATCCAAACAGGGCTGGTCGTGTGGTCGAGCTGGCCCCTTATTCACCGGGACCCAACCGGAATAAGGCCTTTCACCCCTCACGCAGGACACCGGGGCACCCCACCAAGTGCCCCCCGGGACTGAGCGCACAGTGTAACCAGGACAAAGAAGCCAGGCTCCCCAAATGTACCGACAAAAGAGAGGCGAAAGCCAGCAGCCTAAAACCGCCCACtccactgaaaaaaataaagatcgAGCCAGAGGAGCTCTCGGTGACCGCAGCCCCCCACTCGGACAGCGGCAGGACAGTCAGGACGCCACCCTTCAACCTCCACAATGTGAAAGTTAAAGTGGAGGAAAGCTGTGATGAATACGAATACCAGAGCCAGGCCACTGTAGTCAAATGTAAAGAAGATAAGACAGAGAACAGCAATGGCCAATATCCTATCAAACACGGGGATTTTTTCAACAGCGGGATTAAAGCCACAGAGAAGAGCCCTGATGTGCCCCCCAGGTCCCCGTGTGGTCCTCAGGAATACAGGAGCACCCAGGACAGCCCATGTACAGAGGAGTGGGAGCACAGGAACAAAACCTGCAGGGTTCCGGTactggggagaaaaaaaacccgAGTTTCCAGGacgcaaacaaaacaaaacgtgcCCAGGATCAACAAGACtgcctcttcttcttcatcgtcgtcgtcttcttcttcttcttcttcttcttcttcttcgtcgtCGTCTTCTTCTCGTCCCGCGGGCTGCGAGGAGGTATCCACGGTGGATTTACCGAGCAGACGCAAACGCAGCACCGTAGCATCGCCTGCAAAAATGCCTTTCAGCTTGATGGCAAATTTCCCATCCCCGCCGTCGCTGGTTGTTGGCAGCGACGGGGATTTGTGCCCTGCTTACTCCCTGAACTCGCTGAGGGGCCCCGGGCCTCCCCCTCCGTCCCACCCCGTGTGGAGGTGGCAGCCAGGCGGCCAGATTCTCCCTCCCCCACACGCTCAGAGAACTAGGAAATGCTGAGCtgttttttaagcaaaaaaaaaaaaaacacaacaaaagccCCCACCGTGTCCATTTCCAACCTAATTGTAGTCTTAAAGCGAGCTGGCCAAATTGCTCGCAACTTTATcggtgtttattattattttctgtgaatGGGTTTACATTCCGCTTTGTTTTGAAGTTTGATCGAGGAAACCCCATAAGATCCCCCTTTTGTAGCCTCAGAAAACGCCCACAGAACTGTAAGACACCGCTCGTGGATTTATATGCTAAAATAATTTTTGGGGGGGGCTACTTCACAGTTAAGCCTTTATTAGAATTGACAGGAATTAATTCCTGGtggttgtggtttttttttcttcttctagagTGCTTGTGATACGGTTTTCagtcttgtttttatttctgcGGAGTATTTCCTGGTTAGCAAATGTGTGATTGTGCACAGACGCAGGCCCAGACACACCACAGGCCTTATGTACAGACAATCAAAAATAATAGGGCTCAGACCTTCATAGCACGTTAGAATCCACGATAGACTCGAGTTATGTCCCTCCTGGTCCACTTGGCCACCGATTTCTCCTGCACACCATGTTTGTGCCAAGTGCTGTCTGTATTTGCGTTTAGAGCAcgaaagtttgaaaaaaaaaagtaaaagacagACATAATGACAATGTCCAAGATTGGCTATATATATGAGGTTCAGGAGTCACAGTGGGGAAAACGGCACCAAAACAGCGTGGAACACCTAGCTACTCTGGCTACTCAGAAACAATGCGACAAAGCACAAGAGATAGGCTTAAATGCATTGCACTTTGATACTGTTGGGGGTCTTGTTTCAGCTTTAGGGGTTAGCCTGTGAAATGATGTCTGAGAGAtgctgatataaaaaaaagacgACATTTGGTTGTAGACACAAAGGCCAAACTGCATTCATTTGACTGCTATTTGAATATTTAGGACTCACCCATATGAGTTTCTAACCATGCCATGATGGTCTTCTGATTTTCTATAATTTAATAATACGCTAATTTCCGTGAAGGTACTGTTGTTCATTATCCTATTTTTAGTAGAAGTCATTTGTCTCGATCTGAGCTGGAAATAAACGCCAATTATTTCCTATTGTTGGACAACCAAAATACAATAAGTTTTTTAAGATATTGCTTTCTTTATTTGTTAAGGAGCCTACATCACCAtcccattatctttaatgtagCCTTTGAATGTGGCCGCTCAGTGAATGTAGTATACCCCAGACCTGTTTCATTTAGGCCTACTCACGAAATTCAGTAATAATACTTCAGTTTACACACCTTTAAGCAAAAGTAAATCAACCTACATGTgggtattttttatgtaaatgcGTAGATGTTTTTAATGGCAGTGCAGGACGCGCTCTACTAATTGGCAGGCCTTTCTGTCTGCGACAAAGAGAGGCCCATCTTATAGCGAGCCAGATAACAACAAACCCAAAGCCCGTGAATGATGTCAGACCCTCACAAGCACAGTAAAGGGTGCATTCATTCAGAGGATTGTAGAAACTATTTAATGGGTGATtgtaaaaagagaaagaaatgtacaaaaaaagtGAGTTTCACTCTGCCTAAACTAGTTAGGATACATATGGTAGATGTTTAAAGCACCACTCTACAGCCATGAAGCCCTAAACTCACCGTGGGCCTTATTGCTGAGGCTGGAGCGACAATTCAAACTTGAACTCATATTCTCAGCCTGTAAACTGGCTATTTTTGCAGCCGTGACACAAGCTGGTATATGAGCAGGCCAGCAGTAAAACGGAGGGGGTTGCACAGGGTTGAGAGGGGGAGTTGCTGTGTTGCAAGAGCGAAGCTTTCAACCTTTAATCCGCATAGGCTGCACGGCACAGGAAGAAGAGGAATAGTTTGCGCCCAAAGCAGTGCGGGTTTGCCCCCCTGACGCACCAGCCTATTCTCACGCAGTACTCACAATGCACGGCTAAGGGACAGAGATGGTGGTAATGG contains:
- the skida1 gene encoding SKI/DACH domain-containing protein 1 gives rise to the protein MGDLECGFEEMQGVRLGYLLIKGKQMFALSQVFTDLLKNIPRTTVHKRMDHLNVKKHHCDLEELRKLKAINSIAFHAAKCTLISREDVEALYFSCKTERVLKSNKRKAKAVCSPGDEDASPGLLHADAELWKEKVWFSLHGVPETLTLHNKTGRQRELTPCLTDSKLPQFYHKTNGREHRSATKPSHKHFKNYENAKIAGNRVTLSQRHSFFRSAVSRQPVVLQSAIAAQSRLSRSAGDLLHKRKRRREGGGGRDSARHSWSRSRHAHHHVPPVLLVQPKSPGSHGTSFGAFHLGPDFYLDPRPHHHHHHQHHHHHHHHHHEPSFPESYSSDTESSTYSDRAYRDSDFGSGLSTSSNSGSSEEEEEGEDEDDTQSDSSEVSSDEEESSSQSDSSSVSSRVSVQSIRFRRARVGSLAKTLNTSKAPLVLQPTFHYNNQHQHEKQHRTLGHVAASQPGDRQEKRQKCEFICSETRKDFGPLQPPKCNSTVTGESFFTESKRGKAFEADPNRAGRVVELAPYSPGPNRNKAFHPSRRTPGHPTKCPPGLSAQCNQDKEARLPKCTDKREAKASSLKPPTPLKKIKIEPEELSVTAAPHSDSGRTVRTPPFNLHNVKVKVEESCDEYEYQSQATVVKCKEDKTENSNGQYPIKHGDFFNSGIKATEKSPDVPPRSPCGPQEYRSTQDSPCTEEWEHRNKTCRVPVLGRKKTRVSRTQTKQNVPRINKTASSSSSSSSSSSSSSSSSSSSSSSRPAGCEEVSTVDLPSRRKRSTVASPAKMPFSLMANFPSPPSLVVGSDGDLCPAYSLNSLRGPGPPPPSHPVWRWQPGGQILPPPHAQRTRKC